One window of Mauremys mutica isolate MM-2020 ecotype Southern chromosome 20, ASM2049712v1, whole genome shotgun sequence genomic DNA carries:
- the COPZ1 gene encoding coatomer subunit zeta-1 yields MNGQTGEGAGSGAAIGRRPTNGARPLPLLLHVGSIVEGKMEALILEPSLYTVKAVLILDNDGDRLFAKYYDDTYPTVKEQKAFEKNIFNKTHRTDSEIALLEGLTVVYKSSIDLYFYVIGSSYENELMLMAVLNCLFDSLSQMLRKNVEKRALLENMEGLFLAVDEIVDGGVILESDPQQVVHRVAVRGEDVPLTEQTVSQVLQSAKEQIKWSLLR; encoded by the exons ATGAACGGTCagactggggagggggcggggtctggAGCTGCGATTGGCAGGCGACCAACCAATGGCGCGCGGCCCCTGCCGCTCCTGCTCCACGTCGGCAGCATCGTTGAGGGCAAGATGGAGGCGCTGATCCTG GAGCCGTCCCTGTACACGGTGAAAGCCGTCCTCATCCTGGATAACGATGGCGACCGCCTCTTTGCCAAG TACTATGACGACACGTACCCCACCGTCAAGGAGCAGAAGGCCTTCGAGAAGAACATCTTCAACAAGACCCACCGGACGGACA GCGAGATCGCCCTCCTGGAGGGGCTGACCGTGGTCTACAAGAGCAGCATCGACCTGTACTTCTACGTCATCGGCAGCTCGTACGAGAACGAG CTGATGCTCATGGCTGTGCTGAACTGCCTCTTCGACTCGCTCAGCCAGATGCTGAG GAAGAACGTGGAGAAGCGCGCCCTGCTGGAGAACATGGAGGGGCTCTTCCTGGCAGTGGATGAGATCGTGGACGGAGG CGTGATCCTGGAGAGCGACCCCCAGCAGGTGGTGCATCGGGTGGCCGTGCGG GGCGAAGACGTCCCCCTGACAGAGCAGACAGTTTCTCAG GTGCTGCAGTCGGCCAAAGAAcagatcaagtggtccctgcTGCGATAG